The proteins below are encoded in one region of Desulfobaccales bacterium:
- a CDS encoding lysophospholipid acyltransferase family protein, producing the protein MLSHILSCLRFTSLSKFCQARGNIFLFRLLPFRLSRWYLGLLGTIYFWCNAKERRLIRRTAQHVLGRDSGRGRGRKLIRRIFQGIIDHYHEKLFLAYSHFPRLLRFLDRRISLDGEAELTSALAQGKGVILVTGHFGAVEFLPGCLAVKGYPVSMICRFQTNHLKETLFQRAQAVGMDIIDATSGNVFLAAVKALKAGRILITEADEFDEWRPQEHGQVTFLHSRLPGDKTLELLKKRSGAPVVMGLVHRLGGRRYTLRLTPVAEAGTAEAAQVSPRCLAILEKAVLAEPPLWYQWKKFGAMIAAELEAAHDHREAGYLAPEVAVSVPLQA; encoded by the coding sequence ATGTTGTCCCACATCCTGTCCTGCCTGCGTTTCACCAGTCTCAGCAAGTTCTGCCAGGCCCGGGGGAATATTTTCCTCTTCCGTCTCCTGCCCTTTCGCCTGTCCCGCTGGTATCTGGGCCTTTTGGGCACCATCTATTTTTGGTGCAATGCCAAAGAGAGGCGGCTGATCCGCCGCACTGCCCAACATGTCCTGGGAAGAGACTCCGGCCGGGGTAGGGGCCGCAAGCTGATCCGCCGCATCTTCCAGGGTATCATCGATCACTACCACGAAAAGCTCTTCCTCGCGTATTCACATTTCCCCCGCCTGCTGCGCTTCCTGGATCGACGCATCTCCCTGGACGGCGAAGCCGAGCTCACCTCCGCCTTAGCCCAGGGCAAAGGGGTCATCCTGGTCACCGGCCACTTCGGGGCGGTGGAGTTTCTGCCCGGCTGCCTGGCGGTGAAGGGCTATCCGGTCTCCATGATCTGCCGCTTCCAGACCAACCACCTCAAGGAGACCCTGTTTCAGCGGGCCCAGGCGGTGGGCATGGACATCATCGACGCCACCAGCGGCAACGTCTTTCTGGCTGCGGTGAAAGCCCTCAAGGCCGGCCGCATCCTCATCACCGAGGCGGACGAGTTCGACGAGTGGCGGCCCCAGGAGCATGGGCAGGTCACCTTCCTCCACAGCCGTCTGCCCGGCGACAAGACCCTGGAACTCCTCAAGAAGCGCTCCGGAGCGCCGGTGGTCATGGGCCTGGTGCACCGGCTGGGGGGCCGCCGCTATACCTTAAGGCTCACGCCAGTAGCAGAGGCCGGCACGGCGGAGGCGGCCCAGGTGAGTCCCCGCTGCCTGGCGATCCTGGAAAAAGCGGTTTTGGCAGAGCCGCCCCTGTGGTATCAATGGAAGAAATTCGGCGCCATGATTGCCGCAGAGCTTGAGGCCGCGCATGATCATCGAGAGGCTGGATATCTGGCACCTGAGGTTGCCGTTTCGGTTCCCCTTCAGGCATAA
- a CDS encoding PAS domain S-box protein, with product MMDKHHSCLNTRAIIEFFQEHLPDRVSEVISGLGPEIDRLPQPLDFLMEINNWVHSRVVIQMFANARRITGDPDIAYKIGFESASRKKLGYVQRIILLAYKNPRRSLRRIQKINDKFNRNKTIEIVRTTRDSATIRLHWFPEIPGVMDFCRFNQGIYAGIPTIWNLPPAIVEETECYFKGAPYCEYNIQWVKKFSLKETLLNFLVPWRVLRYTIEELEKDKELLRSKFEEVHRLNLQLREKIDELLALQEELKKSEAKFRNLLDYVPGMAIQGYDAQGTILYWNKASEEIYGYSAEEAVGRKVEELIVPPELQEWFRQGLKRGARAVKSGEFMPAGEQYFCRKDGDRMPVHSIHTVVCLEQSEPLLFRIDVDLRERKRVEEELRQYRDHLEKLVKERTAELMEVNLSLQQEIQEHQRTEQALRASEERFRTIYEDAPIGIGLADLTGHLLTGNPALAQALGYSLTELRGLHLPALSHPDEAAIEETLFRELARGKRPFYEREGRCRRRDGTYLWFWSHVSPIRDIHGQTQFVLIMLKDITREKQIQDEIRDYQEQLRSLASELSLTEERERRRLAVDLHDNIGQILALAQIKLGEVQRKARSRELERVVQEVRSLLGQAIQYSRSLTSELGLPVLYDLGLEAAVEWLADQFQEQHGLSVTVRRDDFPKPLGEAASVLVFRVLRELLTNVVKHARATQVDIAISREGEHLAVQVSDNGQGFNPQDGLPRVGRTSGYGLFSIRERLGHLGGYLDIKSAPGEGTTVTLVVPLEPREMAAH from the coding sequence ATGATGGACAAGCATCACAGCTGCCTCAATACCCGGGCGATCATTGAGTTTTTCCAGGAACATCTGCCGGACCGGGTGTCGGAGGTGATCTCCGGCTTGGGACCGGAGATCGACCGACTGCCCCAGCCGTTGGATTTCCTGATGGAAATCAACAACTGGGTCCACAGTCGGGTGGTCATCCAGATGTTTGCCAATGCCCGGCGGATCACCGGCGACCCGGATATTGCTTACAAGATCGGCTTTGAGTCCGCCTCCCGGAAAAAGCTGGGCTACGTACAGCGCATTATCCTTTTGGCTTATAAGAATCCCCGGCGTTCCCTGAGGCGGATCCAGAAAATCAATGACAAATTCAACCGCAACAAGACCATCGAAATTGTGCGGACGACCCGGGACAGCGCCACTATCCGCCTGCATTGGTTTCCTGAGATCCCGGGAGTGATGGATTTCTGCCGTTTTAATCAGGGAATCTATGCCGGCATCCCCACTATCTGGAATCTGCCCCCAGCTATCGTGGAAGAGACGGAATGTTATTTTAAAGGGGCACCGTATTGCGAATATAATATTCAATGGGTCAAGAAATTTTCTCTCAAGGAGACCCTGCTCAATTTTCTGGTGCCCTGGCGGGTGCTGCGATACACCATCGAAGAGCTGGAAAAAGACAAGGAGCTGCTCCGGAGCAAGTTTGAGGAAGTCCATCGTCTCAATCTGCAACTCCGGGAAAAAATCGACGAACTCCTGGCATTGCAGGAAGAGCTCAAAAAGAGCGAGGCCAAGTTCCGCAACCTCCTGGACTATGTCCCGGGGATGGCCATCCAGGGCTATGATGCCCAAGGCACCATCCTCTACTGGAACAAGGCCAGCGAGGAGATCTATGGCTACTCCGCCGAGGAGGCGGTGGGCCGGAAGGTGGAGGAGCTCATCGTCCCGCCTGAACTTCAGGAGTGGTTCCGCCAAGGCCTGAAGCGGGGGGCTAGGGCCGTGAAGAGCGGGGAATTCATGCCCGCCGGCGAGCAGTATTTCTGCCGCAAGGATGGCGACCGGATGCCGGTGCACTCCATCCACACCGTGGTCTGCCTGGAGCAGAGTGAGCCCCTGCTCTTCCGCATCGATGTGGACTTGAGGGAGCGCAAGCGGGTGGAAGAGGAGCTGCGCCAATACCGGGACCACCTGGAGAAGCTGGTGAAGGAGCGCACTGCCGAGCTCATGGAGGTCAACCTCAGCCTGCAGCAGGAGATCCAGGAGCACCAGCGCACCGAGCAGGCGCTTCGGGCCAGCGAGGAGCGCTTCCGCACCATCTACGAGGATGCCCCCATCGGTATCGGGCTGGCGGACCTGACGGGCCATCTTCTCACCGGCAACCCGGCCCTGGCGCAAGCCCTGGGCTACAGCCTCACAGAATTGCGGGGGCTTCACCTGCCCGCCCTCAGTCATCCGGATGAAGCCGCCATCGAGGAGACCCTGTTTCGGGAACTGGCCCGGGGCAAGCGCCCCTTCTATGAACGGGAGGGGCGTTGCCGGCGCCGGGACGGCACCTACCTGTGGTTTTGGAGCCATGTCTCCCCCATCCGGGACATTCACGGCCAGACCCAATTTGTCCTCATCATGCTCAAGGATATCACCCGGGAAAAGCAGATCCAGGACGAAATCCGGGACTATCAGGAGCAGTTGCGCTCCCTGGCCTCGGAGCTCTCCCTCACCGAGGAGCGGGAACGCCGACGCCTGGCCGTGGACCTCCACGACAATATCGGCCAGATCCTGGCCCTGGCCCAGATCAAGCTGGGGGAGGTGCAGCGAAAGGCCCGCTCCCGGGAGCTGGAGCGGGTGGTCCAGGAAGTGCGCTCCCTTTTGGGCCAGGCCATTCAGTACTCCCGCTCCCTCACCAGTGAGTTGGGCCTGCCGGTGCTCTACGACCTGGGGCTGGAGGCGGCGGTGGAGTGGCTGGCGGACCAATTCCAGGAGCAACACGGCCTTTCGGTCACCGTCCGGCGGGATGATTTTCCCAAACCCCTGGGGGAGGCGGCCAGCGTGCTGGTTTTCCGGGTGCTCCGGGAGTTGCTCACCAATGTGGTGAAGCACGCCCGGGCCACCCAGGTGGACATCGCCATCAGCCGGGAAGGGGAACACCTGGCGGTGCAGGTGAGCGATAACGGGCAGGGCTTCAATCCTCAGGACGGCCTGCCCCGGGTCGGCCGCACCTCGGGATACGGCCTGTTCAGCATCCGGGAACGCCTGGGGCACCTGGGGGGGTATCTGGACATCAAATCCGCGCCGGGCGAAGGCACCACCGTCACCCTGGTGGTGCCCCTGGAGCCCCGGGAGATGGCGGCCCATTGA
- a CDS encoding alpha/beta fold hydrolase — MMEERVVIPGPEVTLEGRFQAGRRVGGVVVAHPHPLYGGTMDNNVVWTVRQAFGARGASTLRFNFRGVGESTGTYGQGEGEIDDLRAALDYLHQHATAPYLVVGYSFGAAVAAQAFLRGLKGAAALLISPPIALMKLDFLSQVPGLEGIVVGEWDDFCPLAALYGLMAGRAVPVPIAVVPQADHFFGGREEALFHLLRDFPLPGWPEAGARPGAVH, encoded by the coding sequence ATGATGGAGGAGAGAGTGGTGATTCCGGGCCCGGAGGTGACTTTGGAAGGCCGCTTCCAGGCCGGCCGGAGGGTGGGCGGCGTGGTGGTGGCCCACCCCCACCCCCTGTATGGGGGCACGATGGACAACAATGTGGTCTGGACCGTCCGCCAGGCCTTCGGGGCCCGGGGGGCTTCCACTCTCCGTTTCAATTTCCGGGGGGTGGGGGAGAGCACCGGCACCTACGGTCAGGGGGAGGGGGAGATCGACGATCTGCGGGCGGCTTTGGACTACCTCCATCAGCATGCCACCGCGCCCTATCTGGTGGTGGGCTACTCCTTCGGCGCGGCGGTGGCGGCCCAGGCCTTCCTTCGGGGCCTCAAGGGCGCCGCCGCCCTCCTCATCTCGCCCCCCATCGCCCTCATGAAGCTGGATTTCCTCTCCCAGGTCCCGGGTCTGGAAGGCATTGTGGTGGGGGAATGGGATGACTTCTGCCCCTTGGCCGCCCTCTACGGCCTGATGGCGGGGCGCGCCGTGCCGGTGCCCATCGCGGTGGTGCCCCAGGCGGACCACTTTTTTGGCGGCCGGGAAGAGGCCTTGTTTCACCTGCTCCGGGACTTTCCCCTGCCCGGCTGGCCGGAAGCCGGCGCCCGCCCGGGGGCGGTGCATTAA
- a CDS encoding CDP-alcohol phosphatidyltransferase family protein — MTPPSVGSAPFTPPRVLIAAWEPACLLPIFGEAALTRLVRLAASEGCAVTVLLTPELRGALSRRPRDAGIVVWRLTPREELPEAAAQVGGHPQEPVLLLPGHSVWDRRSFRRALAGVPGSLSAFRLAAAQVPVALEEWREKGVPTIEGGLPVLLSRPEDAPAAEARLVAALAAATQESDGFLARWVDRPLSRRLSPRLAAWGVPPNAVTLAGVSIGLAGAFLLALAVYPAQVAGALLFWAAVVLDGVDGEVARLSLKESRFGHYLDIITDNLVHVGVFVGLAVGLYRQAPDARHLYALGLLLIGFGLCALAVYMVLGRQDQAAEGTPAERLITALNSRDFAYLILLLAVANRLHWFLWGAAVGTYVFAGLLFTLGRRADRAGRA, encoded by the coding sequence ATGACGCCCCCGTCTGTCGGCTCTGCCCCTTTCACCCCGCCCCGGGTGCTCATCGCGGCCTGGGAGCCGGCCTGTCTGCTCCCCATCTTCGGGGAGGCCGCCCTCACCCGGCTGGTGCGTCTGGCGGCTTCGGAGGGCTGTGCGGTCACGGTCCTCCTCACCCCGGAGTTGCGCGGGGCTTTAAGCCGCCGGCCCCGGGACGCCGGCATCGTGGTCTGGCGCCTGACCCCCCGGGAGGAGTTGCCGGAGGCCGCGGCCCAGGTGGGCGGGCATCCCCAGGAGCCCGTCCTGCTCCTGCCGGGCCACAGCGTCTGGGACCGCCGCAGTTTCCGCCGGGCGCTGGCCGGCGTGCCCGGTTCCTTAAGCGCCTTTCGCCTGGCGGCCGCCCAGGTGCCGGTGGCGTTGGAGGAATGGCGGGAGAAAGGCGTGCCCACTATAGAGGGCGGCCTCCCGGTGCTGCTGTCCCGGCCCGAGGACGCCCCGGCGGCGGAGGCGCGCCTGGTGGCGGCCCTGGCCGCCGCCACCCAGGAGAGCGACGGTTTTCTGGCCCGCTGGGTGGACCGGCCCCTGTCCCGGCGCCTCAGCCCCCGACTGGCGGCCTGGGGCGTGCCTCCCAACGCCGTCACCCTGGCGGGGGTGAGTATCGGCCTGGCGGGGGCTTTTTTGCTCGCCCTGGCGGTGTATCCGGCGCAGGTGGCGGGAGCGTTGCTCTTCTGGGCCGCGGTGGTGCTGGATGGGGTGGACGGCGAGGTGGCCCGCCTGAGCCTCAAGGAGAGCCGCTTCGGGCACTATCTGGACATCATCACCGATAATCTGGTGCATGTGGGGGTGTTTGTGGGCCTTGCCGTGGGCTTGTATCGCCAGGCCCCCGACGCCCGCCACCTTTATGCCCTGGGCCTGCTGCTCATCGGCTTCGGCCTCTGTGCCCTGGCGGTGTATATGGTCCTGGGGCGGCAGGATCAGGCCGCAGAAGGCACCCCGGCAGAGCGCCTCATCACCGCCCTCAACAGCCGGGATTTCGCCTACTTAATCCTGCTTCTGGCTGTGGCGAACCGCCTGCACTGGTTTTTGTGGGGGGCGGCGGTGGGCACGTATGTCTTTGCCGGCCTGTTATTTACCCTCGGCCGCCGAGCCGACCGGGCCGGCCGCGCCTGA
- a CDS encoding HAD family hydrolase translates to MDLSRVRGVLFDLGGTLDGDGEHWLNRFWLLYQKHFPELGFEAVKAAFYQAEEACLTDPRVASFTLPRLVAYHVERQLAALGYQPEAGEKLAWEFLEGCRRVIRRNAYVLRDLAQDYRLGVVTNGYGNASLLLAGEAIAIWFAVIVDSARVGVRKPDPEIFRLAARELGFPPAEVVYVGDSYTQDIRPAKGEGFITVWLRNDPMNAPLPPDADPSLADFVIRSLPELAGLLP, encoded by the coding sequence GTGGATTTAAGCCGGGTGAGAGGCGTGCTTTTCGACCTGGGGGGCACCCTGGACGGCGACGGCGAACATTGGCTGAACCGCTTCTGGCTGCTGTATCAGAAGCACTTCCCGGAGCTGGGTTTTGAGGCGGTGAAGGCCGCCTTCTATCAGGCGGAAGAAGCCTGCCTCACCGACCCCCGGGTGGCTTCCTTCACTTTGCCCCGCCTGGTGGCCTACCACGTGGAGCGACAATTGGCCGCCCTGGGCTATCAGCCGGAGGCCGGGGAGAAGCTGGCCTGGGAATTCTTGGAAGGCTGCCGCCGGGTGATCCGGCGCAACGCCTATGTGCTCCGGGACCTGGCCCAGGACTACCGCCTGGGGGTGGTGACTAACGGCTACGGTAACGCCTCCCTGCTCCTGGCCGGGGAGGCCATCGCCATCTGGTTTGCCGTCATTGTGGATTCTGCCCGGGTGGGGGTGCGCAAGCCCGACCCGGAGATCTTCCGTCTGGCGGCCCGGGAGCTGGGCTTCCCGCCGGCGGAGGTGGTCTATGTGGGGGACTCCTACACCCAGGATATCCGGCCGGCCAAGGGGGAAGGCTTCATCACCGTGTGGCTCCGGAATGATCCCATGAACGCACCCCTGCCGCCGGATGCCGACCCCTCCCTGGCGGATTTTGTCATCCGCAGCCTGCCGGAACTGGCGGGGCTCCTGCCGTGA
- a CDS encoding NTP transferase domain-containing protein, whose amino-acid sequence MKAGIIAAGLGSRLAQGGITVPKPLVEVAGDTLIGRVIREAAAAGASAVAVITTPIYPQVAAYLRERPWPVPVAVLEWESPHSLASLLALRPYLDEPFLLSTVDAVLASGAMAAFAAQAQGRPGLGALGLTQDIDDEKPLYVSLGENGRILSLGQRPSPWITAGCYYFAPRVFDYETAARERGLGALRQFLAFLVEAGEILWGVDVGPAVDVDHPEDIVRAEAFLAGGPKG is encoded by the coding sequence GTGAAGGCGGGCATCATCGCCGCCGGGCTGGGAAGCCGCCTGGCCCAGGGGGGGATCACCGTGCCCAAGCCATTGGTGGAGGTGGCCGGCGACACCCTCATCGGCCGGGTCATCCGGGAGGCGGCGGCAGCCGGCGCTTCTGCCGTGGCCGTCATCACCACCCCCATCTACCCCCAGGTGGCGGCCTATCTCCGGGAGCGCCCGTGGCCGGTGCCGGTGGCGGTGCTGGAATGGGAAAGCCCCCATTCCCTGGCCAGCCTCCTGGCCTTGCGGCCCTATCTGGATGAGCCTTTTCTCCTCTCCACCGTGGATGCGGTACTGGCTTCGGGCGCTATGGCCGCCTTTGCCGCCCAGGCCCAGGGCCGTCCCGGCCTCGGCGCCCTGGGACTTACGCAGGACATTGATGACGAAAAGCCCCTGTATGTCAGCCTGGGGGAGAACGGGCGCATCCTGAGCCTCGGTCAGCGACCCAGCCCCTGGATCACCGCCGGCTGTTATTACTTTGCGCCCCGGGTCTTTGACTATGAAACGGCGGCCCGGGAGCGGGGCTTGGGGGCCCTGCGCCAGTTTCTGGCCTTTCTGGTGGAGGCGGGGGAGATTTTGTGGGGGGTGGATGTGGGCCCGGCGGTGGATGTGGACCATCCCGAGGATATCGTCCGGGCGGAGGCTTTCCTGGCCGGGGGCCCAAAGGGCTGA
- a CDS encoding aspartate aminotransferase family protein, which translates to MSATPFTSTRDERPRSRELFRAELPFLSPGFQNVALLAELVLDRGEGRYLYDLDGNRYLDFMAGIGVCSLGYSHPAWVAAMTEQIRKLTVGSFATVNRGKFLRRLAEVAPGDLSQTMLYSGGAEAVEAAIRLAKSFTKKFEVLAFWGGFHGKTGGVLGLMGSTFKHGWGPLHPGLYLTPYAYCERCAFKLTYPSCGLHCLEFAREVIRLNTTGSLAAILVEPIQGTAGNVVPPPEFLPGVQEICREHDALLIADEMLTGFGRTGRLFGCEHDGVVPDVITIGKGMGSGFPVSGLISTPGIMRAEPYSKPSAASSSYGGNPLAGTAAWITLETLLNENIVENAARVGDYLLKRLLELREKYPFIGRVQGKGLMIGVEFVRHRDRDKTLLPGKVMEQVFKESLRRGLISMNYTAQYRINPPLTLTEAEAEEGVGILDEVCAWLAQQSQL; encoded by the coding sequence ATGTCTGCGACGCCTTTCACCTCGACGCGTGACGAGCGGCCCCGCTCCCGGGAGCTCTTCCGGGCGGAGCTGCCCTTTTTGTCCCCCGGCTTCCAGAATGTGGCCCTGCTGGCCGAACTGGTGCTGGACCGGGGCGAGGGCCGCTACCTCTATGACCTGGACGGCAACCGCTACCTGGATTTCATGGCGGGTATCGGGGTCTGCTCCTTGGGCTACAGCCACCCCGCCTGGGTGGCGGCCATGACCGAGCAGATCCGGAAACTCACGGTGGGCAGTTTCGCCACCGTCAACCGGGGAAAATTCCTCAGGCGCCTGGCGGAGGTGGCCCCGGGGGACCTGAGCCAGACCATGCTCTACTCCGGCGGCGCCGAGGCGGTGGAGGCCGCCATCCGCCTGGCCAAGTCCTTCACCAAGAAATTCGAGGTGCTGGCCTTCTGGGGCGGCTTCCACGGCAAGACCGGCGGGGTGCTGGGCCTCATGGGGAGCACCTTCAAACACGGCTGGGGGCCCCTCCATCCGGGCCTATATCTGACGCCTTACGCCTACTGCGAGCGCTGCGCCTTCAAGCTCACCTACCCTTCCTGCGGCCTGCACTGCCTGGAGTTTGCCCGGGAGGTCATCCGCCTTAACACCACCGGCTCGCTGGCCGCCATCCTGGTGGAGCCCATCCAGGGCACCGCTGGCAACGTGGTGCCGCCGCCGGAGTTTCTCCCCGGGGTGCAGGAGATCTGCCGGGAGCACGACGCTCTTCTCATCGCCGACGAGATGCTCACCGGCTTCGGGCGCACCGGCCGGCTCTTCGGCTGCGAGCACGACGGGGTGGTGCCCGATGTCATCACCATCGGCAAGGGCATGGGGAGCGGCTTTCCGGTGAGCGGGCTCATCTCCACCCCCGGCATCATGCGGGCGGAGCCCTACTCCAAGCCCTCCGCCGCCTCCTCCAGCTACGGCGGCAACCCCCTGGCCGGCACCGCCGCCTGGATCACCCTGGAGACCCTGCTCAATGAAAACATTGTGGAGAACGCCGCCCGGGTGGGGGATTATCTCCTGAAACGCCTGCTGGAGCTCCGGGAAAAATACCCCTTCATCGGCCGGGTGCAGGGCAAGGGCCTGATGATCGGGGTGGAATTCGTGCGCCACCGGGACCGGGACAAGACCCTGCTCCCCGGCAAGGTGATGGAGCAGGTCTTCAAGGAATCCCTCCGGCGCGGCCTCATCAGCATGAATTACACCGCCCAGTACCGCATCAACCCGCCCCTCACCCTCACCGAGGCCGAGGCCGAGGAGGGCGTGGGGATACTGGACGAAGTCTGCGCCTGGCTCGCCCAGCAGAGCCAGCTTTAA
- a CDS encoding Gfo/Idh/MocA family oxidoreductase has protein sequence MDSSKKSPFIGGLIGFGKVAEKAHLPALQGLPGFRLGAVAEPLPARRELARELLPGVRVYESQAALLAGESSLDFVAVCSPPASHVELVREALTAGCHVLCEKPLTLDLAALAGLEKLSQAHKRALVTVHNWKYAPLYRAAQGALTDGLIGEVQEITWEVHRTSTSGGGLTDWRHSGAAAAGGILVDHGWHAFYLLLGLAGELPAVLRAHLTPAPANPQGVEHEAEVELRFPRARARLFLTWRAKVRLNRGRLLGTAGELLLEDDRLLRRRDGQVELVAAFPEKLSGGSHHPEWTRGSWEEFAAEIRDPALRGHNLAEAGHCARLISLAYRSHAAGGAWLPYPPG, from the coding sequence ATGGACTCCTCTAAAAAAAGTCCCTTCATTGGCGGGCTAATCGGCTTCGGCAAGGTGGCGGAGAAGGCCCACCTGCCAGCGCTGCAGGGCCTGCCGGGGTTCCGCCTGGGGGCGGTGGCCGAGCCCCTGCCGGCGCGTCGGGAGCTGGCCCGGGAGCTCCTGCCGGGGGTGCGGGTCTATGAGAGCCAGGCCGCCCTGCTGGCGGGCGAATCCTCCCTGGATTTTGTGGCCGTCTGTTCCCCACCCGCCAGTCACGTGGAGCTGGTCCGGGAGGCCCTTACGGCCGGCTGCCATGTGTTGTGCGAAAAGCCCCTGACGCTGGATCTCGCGGCCCTGGCCGGGCTGGAAAAGTTGTCCCAAGCCCACAAGCGGGCCCTGGTGACGGTGCACAATTGGAAGTATGCCCCCCTTTACCGGGCGGCCCAGGGGGCGCTTACGGACGGCCTCATCGGGGAGGTGCAGGAAATCACCTGGGAGGTGCACCGCACCTCCACGAGCGGCGGCGGCCTCACGGACTGGCGCCACTCCGGTGCCGCGGCCGCCGGCGGGATTTTGGTGGACCACGGCTGGCATGCCTTTTATCTCCTCCTGGGTTTGGCGGGGGAGTTACCGGCAGTCCTGCGGGCGCATCTGACCCCGGCCCCGGCAAACCCCCAGGGGGTGGAGCATGAGGCCGAGGTGGAGCTGCGCTTTCCCCGGGCCCGGGCGCGCCTTTTCCTCACCTGGCGGGCGAAAGTGCGGCTGAACCGCGGCCGCCTCCTGGGCACCGCCGGGGAGCTCCTCCTGGAGGATGACCGCCTGCTCCGGCGCCGTGATGGCCAAGTGGAGCTCGTGGCCGCCTTTCCCGAGAAACTGAGCGGCGGCTCCCATCACCCGGAATGGACCCGGGGCTCCTGGGAGGAGTTCGCCGCGGAAATCCGGGACCCGGCCCTCCGGGGCCACAACCTCGCCGAGGCGGGCCACTGCGCCCGCCTCATCAGCCTGGCCTACCGCTCCCACGCCGCCGGCGGCGCCTGGCTTCCTTACCCTCCCGGATGA
- a CDS encoding lysylphosphatidylglycerol synthase domain-containing protein, whose amino-acid sequence MKRRPDPHLLAGALGALVLALLLYRLGWAEVLAELKRVGWGWVLILGQEILPILANTGGWHYTFLKEERRVPFGRLLRLRLAGDGFNYLIPSATVGGELLRIHLLRREMALAASAASVTVAKFTQMLGQALFIGLGLLLAAPFAPLRPGLLPVLWALLVGCLLLLGVVLLGLRWGVFSRLTGLVVRWLPSRFKGLLPVDQAAALDRDIAAFLGKDQPAFWLSVLLFGLAWALGTVEVLLICHFLGVPVSLATAVTIETLSVFIDGVLFFVPGKLGTQEGGKVLIFLSLGLPPVSGLAFGLIRRLRELTWAGLGVACLLTFRAEGAPSGSGN is encoded by the coding sequence ATGAAACGGCGCCCCGACCCGCACCTTCTGGCCGGGGCTTTGGGAGCCCTGGTGCTGGCCCTGCTGCTGTATCGCCTGGGCTGGGCCGAGGTGCTGGCGGAGCTGAAGCGGGTGGGCTGGGGCTGGGTCCTCATCCTGGGCCAGGAAATCCTCCCCATCCTGGCCAACACCGGGGGCTGGCACTACACCTTCCTGAAAGAGGAGCGCCGGGTGCCCTTCGGGCGGTTGCTCCGCCTGCGCCTGGCCGGGGACGGCTTCAACTACCTCATCCCCAGCGCCACCGTGGGCGGGGAGCTGTTGCGCATCCACCTGCTGCGCCGGGAGATGGCCCTGGCGGCCTCGGCGGCCTCGGTCACGGTGGCCAAATTCACCCAGATGCTGGGACAGGCCCTGTTCATCGGCCTGGGGCTGCTGCTGGCGGCCCCCTTTGCCCCGTTGCGGCCGGGCCTGCTGCCGGTCCTCTGGGCCCTGCTTGTGGGCTGCCTCCTCTTGTTAGGGGTGGTGCTTTTGGGACTGAGATGGGGAGTCTTCTCCCGGCTCACCGGCCTGGTGGTGAGGTGGCTCCCCAGCCGCTTTAAGGGCTTACTGCCGGTGGACCAGGCCGCGGCTCTGGACCGGGACATTGCCGCTTTTCTGGGGAAGGATCAGCCCGCCTTCTGGCTCTCCGTGCTTCTCTTTGGCCTGGCCTGGGCGTTGGGCACGGTGGAAGTGCTCCTCATCTGCCATTTCCTGGGGGTGCCGGTGAGCCTGGCCACTGCGGTGACCATCGAGACCCTAAGCGTCTTCATTGACGGGGTGCTCTTTTTCGTGCCCGGGAAACTGGGAACTCAGGAGGGGGGCAAGGTGCTGATCTTCCTGAGCTTGGGGCTTCCCCCCGTTTCAGGGCTGGCCTTTGGCCTCATCCGGCGTCTCCGGGAGCTTACCTGGGCCGGCCTGGGGGTGGCCTGCCTCCTGACCTTCCGGGCAGAGGGGGCCCCATCAGGTTCGGGAAATTAA